The segment CCGATTTTTGAGTTCAAGATTGAGGTATTTTGCCAGTCGATCAGCGGTTTTCAGTTTTATATCACGCTCACCACATAAGAAGCGACGCAATACTGCATGGTCGACACCCGAGCCAACGGCAATACTATACTTTGATTCACCAGATGCGATTCGTCGCTTTATCTCATCAGCAAGACTGCTACTTAGGCTCATGAATACCTTTACAAAAATACGTAGCGTTAGACTAACCTATCGAGGCAATGATCACGATACTGGTCGACTGACCAATATCAGGGAATTCATTTCTTATTTTGGTGCACTACAGAAGAGTGCAATTATCTTGGGTCAGTTGACTCATTTTATGCGCTTTTAAAACCTTCAGGTGCATTTTGAGAGTATATTATGGAACGAGCGAGAAACTTTAAGGACCGACTAGAAACACTCTTAACAGAGAGCAGATTGCTCCTAGAGACCAATTCCCTCTGCACAAAATCAATTTTCGTAGCTGGCAACAATACAAACCATTTTTTTCATGAACTCCTTGTCGGACTAGAGGGAGTGCTCTGTCTTCATCAAGTAGGTGAA is part of the bacterium genome and harbors:
- a CDS encoding XRE family transcriptional regulator; this translates as MSLSSSLADEIKRRIASGESKYSIAVGSGVDHAVLRRFLCGERDIKLKTADRLAKYLNLELKNR